One genomic region from Reichenbachiella ulvae encodes:
- a CDS encoding sugar transferase: MNETASLESNLDNKSKVEYHVSNIQETLDQPIIIFLGESLFKQILDTENGKYELINAQSPELLINLIVNWNTYYSKKPEAILLSDNVLSKLNAEKLEKHKKNSSFKTVPLIVFSDRKNEQTKDLARSIGADEYFHKPIKFKSLIPRIKFYKRLKEAGFSKEDSILNEDKEYSMYFLKRTFDITVSLSILLLVSPLLFLTALIIKLESKGPIFYISKRAGTNYKIFDFYKFRSMQVDADSQLEKLKETANQYQDGNQFVKIKNDPRVTRIGNFIRNTSIDELPQLINVLKGDMSIVGNRPLPLYEAQLLTTDEHAERFLGPAGITGLWQTLKRGKGDMSAEERIMLDRIYVRKNSLLFDFKLMLKTIPALIQAEKV; this comes from the coding sequence GTGAACGAGACGGCCAGCTTAGAAAGTAACTTGGATAATAAGTCCAAGGTGGAGTATCATGTTTCCAATATTCAAGAAACATTGGATCAACCTATAATCATTTTTTTAGGCGAATCCTTGTTTAAACAAATTTTGGACACCGAAAATGGGAAGTATGAGTTGATCAATGCGCAATCACCTGAGCTATTGATCAATTTAATTGTTAATTGGAATACGTACTACAGTAAGAAACCTGAGGCTATACTTCTTTCGGACAATGTTCTTTCTAAGCTAAACGCTGAAAAGCTTGAAAAACACAAGAAAAATTCTAGCTTTAAAACTGTCCCCTTAATTGTATTCTCTGATAGAAAAAATGAGCAAACTAAGGATTTAGCTAGAAGTATTGGCGCTGACGAATATTTTCATAAGCCTATTAAATTCAAATCATTAATACCAAGAATAAAGTTTTATAAAAGGTTAAAAGAAGCAGGTTTTTCAAAAGAAGACTCAATATTAAATGAGGACAAGGAATACAGTATGTACTTTCTCAAACGTACTTTTGACATAACTGTATCATTGAGCATTCTGCTTCTAGTTTCACCTTTACTATTCTTGACTGCATTAATCATAAAGCTCGAATCAAAAGGTCCAATCTTCTATATTTCGAAGCGAGCTGGTACTAATTATAAGATCTTTGATTTTTACAAGTTTAGATCTATGCAAGTAGATGCTGATTCCCAACTTGAAAAACTTAAAGAGACTGCCAACCAATATCAGGATGGTAACCAATTTGTCAAAATCAAAAACGATCCAAGAGTTACACGAATCGGGAATTTCATTAGAAACACGAGTATTGATGAGCTACCTCAGTTAATTAATGTACTAAAAGGTGATATGTCAATTGTAGGGAATCGACCCTTACCACTATATGAAGCTCAATTATTAACCACCGACGAACATGCTGAAAGATTTCTAGGGCCTGCTGGAATAACTGGTCTTTGGCAAACTTTAAAAAGAGGAAAAGGAGACATGTCTGCCGAAGAAAGAATTATGTTAGACAGGATTTATGTACGAAAAAATTCACTGCTTTTTGACTTCAAATTAATGCTAAAAACCATCCCAGCCCTTATTCAAGCCGAAAAAGTTTAA
- a CDS encoding response regulator: MYLTKNRRNQKKSVLLVDDNKMMCQLTTKILEQNYTVHPFTSAIEAIQWLSESDKIPNVVVSDVTMSEMSGLEFGQYLKLNGLYSHIPLVYISGLPEDEVKYIPISVDYSAYTQKPFCPSQLLQTIEHVTNESSNKIQS, translated from the coding sequence ATGTACCTAACAAAAAACCGCCGTAACCAGAAGAAATCTGTTTTGTTAGTTGATGACAACAAAATGATGTGTCAATTGACTACAAAGATTCTAGAACAGAATTATACAGTACATCCTTTCACTAGTGCCATAGAGGCAATACAATGGCTTTCAGAAAGTGACAAAATACCCAATGTTGTCGTTTCAGATGTAACCATGTCAGAAATGAGTGGGTTAGAATTTGGTCAATACTTGAAACTCAACGGACTGTACAGCCATATACCTTTGGTCTATATTTCAGGCCTACCTGAAGATGAAGTAAAGTATATACCTATTTCAGTAGACTATAGCGCTTATACCCAAAAGCCGTTTTGTCCAAGCCAATTACTGCAAACAATTGAACATGTAACTAACGAGAGTAGTAACAAAATTCAATCGTAG
- a CDS encoding RrF2 family transcriptional regulator produces MKLLNSSSIYAIRALLYLDRHASKDMYTSISEMSEKLSISFHFLTKIMQTLARDGILVSHRGPTGGVMLCKKTDQIYLRDIIKTFEDEGFYDGCMLGLAGCSDENPCPAHDTWQTIKDNLKTMFDSSTIASLAKLEGRIGLEQLKEGY; encoded by the coding sequence ATGAAACTTTTAAATAGTAGTAGTATCTACGCCATCAGAGCTTTACTTTATCTAGATCGACACGCTAGCAAGGATATGTATACTAGCATAAGTGAAATGTCCGAAAAGCTGAGTATTAGCTTCCATTTTTTGACCAAAATCATGCAAACTCTGGCTAGAGATGGGATACTTGTGTCGCATCGTGGGCCTACAGGTGGCGTGATGCTTTGTAAGAAAACGGATCAGATTTATCTAAGAGACATTATCAAAACCTTTGAAGATGAGGGTTTTTATGATGGATGTATGCTGGGGTTAGCTGGTTGTAGCGATGAGAACCCTTGTCCCGCCCATGATACTTGGCAAACAATAAAGGATAATCTGAAAACTATGTTCGACAGTTCCACTATTGCTTCCTTAGCAAAGCTGGAGGGAAGAATTGGATTAGAACAATTAAAGGAAGGGTATTAA
- a CDS encoding TonB-dependent receptor, producing MNKLLLLSFICLFSYSLRAQGDRSVKSDSVSLSEMIQVIESNSNKMFSYKKEWIEGVKVAQSWSIEDDFESQLEQLLSHTRLTFYAMGDYVILLNNKEIISEPLIVNSFKEGREVDGLNSEEIVFAQEKRNKDLGVEETLIEIGNRKLYVNGERSTIAGYVLESESGDPVPDAYVYIESPFTGTTTDEEGFYSLNVPNGRRNILIQSVNMKNTYRKLMVYSDGRLDVNLQVDVIALNSVVVSAEREANTKSPQMGMTKIKPENMKIVPALLGEKDMVKVATTTAGVQYLGEGSAGINIRGGKADQNLFLLDGAPVYNTNHFFGFFSVFNSEALSGMELYKSAIPAEYGGRLSSVFDISSKKPSQEKFKGAGGIGPVTSKFMLEGPTFKNGPTFMVGGRATYSDYVLNKIKDSPLKNNDVSFYDVIAKIDHDINDNNSVSVTGYFSHDSFQLSSDTLLSYTDFSYQNKLLTANWRHVFNDRLQADFQVGYSQYDYNIGYDLLPTQAFRIDYGVKQSQLSAKFDYFVSEKLNYKFGLQAKHTSVTPGVKTPTGSESLILRDEVGDEQGLELAPYVSALYSPSDKISVEGGVRLSVFNVLGPGEVNQYAEGLPIDPNSRIGSNEYGNNEIIETYWGPEFRLSSRYSLNQTSSVKASYNRTRQNIHLLLNSASIAPTDMWRLSNAHIKPQIADQFSVGYYKNFYGKHMVEASAEVYYKQIQNLLDFKVGADLQFNKAIETDLLQGPGKSYGVELSLRKSSGWLTGWVNYTYSRSLIQLDGDFPDEIINGGNYFPTGYDKPHYINSVTNYKFTRRFTMTLNVVYATGIPTTYPTGKYNYQGSENLLYSERNAYRIPDYFRVDLGINIEGNHKIKKLAHSFWSFSVYNLLGRDNVYSTFFRVEEGEVKGYKMSVFPTPIPTITYNFTF from the coding sequence ATGAATAAGTTACTCTTACTTTCTTTTATCTGTTTATTCAGTTATTCTCTTCGGGCTCAAGGTGATCGAAGTGTCAAGTCAGACTCTGTATCCCTATCAGAAATGATTCAGGTTATTGAGTCTAATAGTAATAAAATGTTCAGCTATAAAAAGGAATGGATAGAAGGCGTAAAGGTGGCCCAATCCTGGTCCATAGAAGATGATTTTGAGTCTCAGTTAGAGCAGTTATTAAGTCATACAAGGTTGACTTTTTACGCCATGGGAGACTATGTGATATTATTGAACAATAAAGAAATAATCTCCGAACCGCTAATCGTGAATTCTTTTAAAGAAGGCCGAGAAGTAGATGGATTAAATTCGGAAGAAATTGTATTTGCTCAAGAAAAAAGAAATAAGGATCTGGGAGTAGAGGAGACTCTGATTGAAATTGGAAACCGTAAACTCTATGTGAATGGTGAAAGAAGCACCATAGCCGGATATGTGCTGGAGTCTGAAAGTGGAGATCCTGTTCCAGATGCCTATGTGTACATCGAAAGCCCATTTACGGGCACTACGACAGACGAAGAAGGATTTTATTCTTTGAACGTCCCCAATGGTCGTCGAAACATATTGATTCAATCTGTGAATATGAAGAATACTTACAGGAAGCTAATGGTATACTCTGACGGGCGATTGGATGTTAATTTGCAAGTGGATGTAATTGCTTTGAACTCGGTAGTGGTGAGCGCAGAGAGAGAAGCCAATACCAAGAGTCCCCAGATGGGCATGACCAAGATTAAACCAGAAAACATGAAGATTGTACCTGCTTTGTTGGGAGAAAAGGATATGGTTAAGGTCGCTACCACTACGGCTGGTGTACAGTATCTAGGAGAAGGCTCAGCAGGCATTAACATACGAGGAGGAAAAGCAGATCAAAACTTGTTCCTTTTGGATGGTGCTCCCGTCTATAATACCAATCACTTTTTTGGATTCTTCTCAGTTTTTAATTCAGAAGCACTATCAGGAATGGAATTGTACAAGAGTGCAATACCTGCCGAATATGGTGGGAGATTGTCTTCTGTTTTTGACATTTCTTCCAAAAAACCAAGTCAGGAGAAGTTCAAAGGGGCTGGAGGCATAGGCCCGGTGACTTCAAAATTTATGCTCGAAGGTCCTACATTCAAGAATGGCCCTACTTTCATGGTAGGGGGAAGGGCTACATATTCTGATTATGTACTCAATAAGATCAAAGACTCACCACTGAAGAATAACGACGTGTCATTTTATGATGTAATTGCCAAGATAGATCATGATATCAATGATAATAATTCAGTGTCTGTCACGGGATATTTCAGTCACGATAGTTTTCAGTTGTCATCGGACACCTTATTGTCATACACGGATTTTTCCTATCAAAATAAACTGTTGACGGCCAATTGGAGACATGTTTTTAACGATCGGTTACAGGCAGATTTTCAAGTGGGATATAGCCAGTACGATTACAATATAGGCTATGACTTGCTTCCAACTCAAGCCTTTAGGATTGATTATGGGGTAAAACAATCGCAACTGTCAGCTAAGTTTGACTATTTCGTAAGTGAAAAATTGAATTATAAATTCGGTTTGCAGGCCAAGCACACAAGTGTAACTCCGGGAGTGAAAACACCAACTGGTTCAGAATCATTGATATTGAGAGATGAGGTGGGGGATGAGCAAGGTTTGGAACTAGCTCCTTATGTATCTGCATTGTACAGCCCCTCCGACAAAATTTCTGTAGAAGGAGGGGTAAGGCTTTCAGTCTTTAATGTGCTGGGACCTGGTGAAGTAAATCAATATGCGGAAGGTTTGCCTATTGATCCAAATTCCAGAATCGGAAGCAATGAATATGGGAACAATGAAATAATTGAGACGTATTGGGGACCAGAGTTTCGTCTTTCCTCTCGATACTCTCTAAACCAAACTAGCTCGGTCAAAGCCAGCTACAATCGTACTCGGCAAAACATACACTTGCTGTTGAACTCTGCCTCTATAGCTCCGACTGACATGTGGAGGTTGTCCAATGCTCACATCAAACCACAGATAGCAGATCAATTTTCTGTTGGGTACTATAAGAATTTTTATGGGAAGCATATGGTTGAAGCCTCTGCTGAAGTATACTATAAACAGATTCAGAATCTTCTAGATTTCAAAGTTGGTGCAGACCTTCAGTTCAATAAGGCAATCGAAACAGATTTGCTACAGGGGCCGGGTAAGTCCTATGGAGTAGAATTGTCATTGAGGAAGTCTTCAGGATGGTTGACAGGTTGGGTTAATTATACTTATTCCAGGTCTTTGATTCAATTAGATGGAGATTTCCCAGACGAAATCATCAATGGAGGGAATTATTTCCCGACCGGTTATGACAAGCCTCATTATATCAATTCGGTAACCAACTATAAGTTCACTCGTCGTTTTACGATGACGCTCAATGTTGTTTATGCAACAGGTATTCCTACTACTTATCCTACTGGTAAATACAATTACCAAGGGTCAGAAAACTTGTTGTATTCTGAAAGAAATGCTTATAGAATACCTGATTATTTCAGAGTGGATTTGGGTATTAACATTGAAGGGAATCACAAGATCAAGAAGTTGGCGCATTCATTCTGGTCATTCTCAGTTTACAATTTGCTAGGCAGAGACAATGTCTACTCAACCTTTTTCAGAGTTGAGGAGGGAGAGGTCAAAGGATATAAGATGTCTGTGTTTCCAACTCCTATCCCTACCATCACTTATAATTTTACATTCTAA
- a CDS encoding DUF4249 domain-containing protein has translation MKRILHISILIAGIYACVEPYDFEVKDTEEVMVVDVSLTNEVKTQEVRLFQSYPLDGTEGTPLTGAVISVQEVEGQEYPFIETSDPGVYQSVEQFGGSPGLSYVLKITTIDGQEFESLPEKMPEPVAIDSIYGRYIERPSSDDDRNLKGVQFMVDNHNDNEAFSSYRFEYKEDFSINVTYPSMYEYLEAEDSLIYRRPSIATCYNSRESTDFLTETTSGQSKNRLSEFPIVYVEDNEPQLRFNYSLTVRQLSISPGAYQYYKSLKENNESSGSFFDKQKGTVLGNISNVSDQAFPVLGYFEVAAVSTGFRYFPAGSFRSQGFVPSRYSFCDYNEYADTVAVDSLIFYDGLGYSKNVFTYTDPSLTSVAVVPSSCSDCRNYGVLEKPDFWE, from the coding sequence ATGAAAAGGATACTACATATTTCAATATTGATTGCAGGTATATATGCTTGTGTAGAGCCTTATGATTTCGAAGTAAAGGATACCGAAGAAGTGATGGTGGTGGATGTGTCACTAACAAATGAGGTAAAAACTCAAGAGGTGAGATTGTTTCAGTCTTATCCATTAGATGGTACAGAAGGAACTCCTTTGACGGGTGCTGTGATTTCTGTTCAAGAAGTTGAAGGTCAGGAATACCCCTTTATTGAAACTTCAGATCCCGGTGTATATCAATCTGTCGAGCAATTTGGCGGTAGCCCTGGATTGAGTTATGTACTTAAAATTACCACGATAGATGGTCAGGAGTTCGAATCATTGCCAGAAAAAATGCCAGAACCAGTGGCTATAGATAGTATATACGGCAGATATATAGAGAGACCTTCTTCTGATGACGATCGGAACCTGAAAGGAGTGCAGTTCATGGTGGATAACCACAATGATAATGAGGCTTTTTCTAGTTATAGGTTTGAGTATAAAGAAGATTTTTCAATTAATGTGACATACCCTTCAATGTATGAATATTTGGAAGCGGAAGATTCTCTGATTTATAGGAGACCAAGCATTGCAACTTGTTACAATTCTAGGGAGTCGACGGATTTTTTAACCGAAACGACTAGTGGTCAATCAAAAAATCGTTTATCTGAATTTCCAATTGTATATGTGGAGGATAATGAACCACAGTTGCGATTTAATTATTCGCTGACGGTTAGGCAGCTCAGTATATCACCAGGAGCATACCAATACTATAAAAGTTTAAAAGAGAATAATGAGTCCTCAGGAAGCTTTTTTGATAAACAAAAAGGGACTGTTTTAGGGAATATAAGTAACGTGTCGGATCAGGCATTTCCTGTTTTAGGGTATTTCGAGGTGGCAGCTGTTTCTACAGGTTTCAGGTATTTTCCAGCAGGCTCTTTTAGAAGTCAGGGTTTTGTTCCATCAAGATATAGTTTTTGTGATTATAATGAGTATGCTGATACTGTTGCTGTAGATTCCCTAATTTTTTATGATGGATTGGGCTATTCTAAAAATGTATTCACTTACACTGATCCTTCTTTGACTAGTGTAGCAGTGGTCCCTTCCTCATGTAGCGATTGTAGAAACTATGGTGTATTAGAAAAACCTGACTTTTGGGAGTAA